Proteins from one Pagrus major chromosome 1, Pma_NU_1.0 genomic window:
- the g3bp2a gene encoding ras GTPase-activating protein-binding protein 2 isoform X3 has protein sequence MVMEKPSPLLVGREFVRQYYTLLNKAPDFLHRFYGRNSSYVHGGLDASGKLAEAVYGQAEIHKKVMSLQFSECHTKIRHVDAHATLSDGVVVQVLGELSNNGQPMRKFMQTFVLAPEGSVANKFYVHNDIFRYEDEVFGDSEAELDEESEEEVEEEPEERQPSPEPLQESPNSTTYYEPHPVTNGVEEPMEEPAQEPEPEPEPEPKVEEIKPEADEKVLEEMEEKAPSPVPVESPPNTQEPPKTFSWASVTSKNLPPSGTVASSGISPHVVKAPSSQPRAEAKPETQTAPLRPRDQRTRDRPAFAPRGPRPDGVASSESQTGKPHLSFVNKGGRGDSESGDMDSRRNPRYPDSHQLFVGNLPHDIDESELKEFFMTYGNVVELRINTKGVGGKLPNFGFVVFDDSDPVQKILGAKPIMFRGEVRLNVEEKKTRAVRERETRGGGDERRDMRRNDRGPGGSRGIVGSGMMRERDGRGPPPRGGMAPKPGMGSGRGSGGQGEGRFTTQRR, from the exons ATGGTGATGGAGAAGCCAAGTCCCCTGCTTGTAGGGCGGGAGTTTGTGAGGCAGTATTACACACTCTTAAACAAGGCACCAGATTTCCTGCACAG GTTTTATGGGAGGAATTCTTCCTATGTTCATGGAGGACTTGACGCAAGTGGAAAGCTGGCGGAAGCAGTGTATGGGCAAGCG GAAATCCACAAGAAGGTTATGTCCCTGCAGTTCAGTGAATGCCACACAAAGATCAGGCATGTGGATGCCCACGCCACACTGAGCGACGGAGTGGTGGTGCAGGTCCTTGGAGAACTTTCCAACAATGGTCAGCCCATGAGGAAGTTCATGCAAACTTTTGTGCTTGCTCCAGAG GGTTCAGTGGCAAACAAGTTCTACGTCCACAATGACATCTTCCGTTACGAGGATGAGGTTTTTGGAGACTCTGAGGCTGAGCTTGATGAGG aatcagaggaggaagttgaagaggagccagaggagaggCAGCCTTCCCCTGAGCCACTTCAGGAAAGCCCCAACAGCACCACCTACTACGAACCTCACCCTGTCAC TAATGGAGTAGAGGAGCCCATGGAGGAGCCAGCCCAAGAACCCGAGCCAGAGCCTGAACCAGAGCCCAAAGTAGAGGAGATAAAGCCTGAAGCAGATGAGAAGGTTCttgaagagatggaggagaaggcACCTTCACCGGTCCCTGTGGAGTCTCCACCTAACACCCAGGAGCCCCCCAAG ACTTTCTCATGGGCCTCGGTGACCAGTAAAAACCTGCCTCCTTCTGGCACAGTCGCCTCCTCTGGGATCTCACCCCATGTTGTTAAAGCTCCAAGCTCACAG CCCAGAGCTGAAGCCAAGCCGGAGACACAGACAGCACCTCTTCGGCCCAGAGACCAGCGCACACGCGACAGACCGGCATTCGCTCCTCGGGGTCCCAGACCTG ATGGTGTTGCATCTTCGGAGTCACAAACAGGAAAACCACACTTGAGTTTTGTTAACAAAG GTGGCAGGGGAGATTCTGAGTCTGGTGACATGGACAGCAGGCGAAATCCTCGCTATCCAGACAGccaccagctttttgttggcaACCTCCCACATGACATCGATGAGAGCGAGCTCAAAGAGTTCTTCATGA CATATGGAAACGTTGTGGAGCTACGGATCAACACCAAGGGCGTTGGTGGGAAGCTGCCCAACTTTGGATTCGTGGTCTTTGACGACTCTGATCCTGTGCAAAAAATCCTGGGGGCCAAG CCCATCATGTTCCGAGGTGAGGTGCGTCTGAatgtggaggagaagaagacgaGGGCGGTGCGTGAACGAGAGACCCGCGGTGGAGGAGATGAGCGTCGGGACATGAGGCGCAACGATAGAGGCCCTGGCGGTTCGCGAGGCATCGTGGGAAGCGGAATGATGCGTGAACGCGACGGGAGGGGACCACCACCTCGAGGCGGCATGGCCCCCAAACCTGGCATGGGCTCCGGACGCGGCTCTGGAGGCCAGGGAGAGGGTCGCTTCACGACCCAGCGTCGCTGA
- the g3bp2a gene encoding ras GTPase-activating protein-binding protein 2 isoform X1 yields the protein MVMEKPSPLLVGREFVRQYYTLLNKAPDFLHRFYGRNSSYVHGGLDASGKLAEAVYGQAEIHKKVMSLQFSECHTKIRHVDAHATLSDGVVVQVLGELSNNGQPMRKFMQTFVLAPEGSVANKFYVHNDIFRYEDEVFGDSEAELDEESEEEVEEEPEERQPSPEPLQESPNSTTYYEPHPVTNGVEEPMEEPAQEPEPEPEPEPKVEEIKPEADEKVLEEMEEKAPSPVPVESPPNTQEPPKTFSWASVTSKNLPPSGTVASSGISPHVVKAPSSQPRAEAKPETQTAPLRPRDQRTRDRPAFAPRGPRPDGVASSESQTGKPHLSFVNKGGRGDSESGDMDSRRNPRYPDSHQLFVGNLPHDIDESELKEFFMTYGNVVELRINTKGVGGKLPNFGFVVFDDSDPVQKILGAKVDGPIMFRGEVRLNVEEKKTRAVRERETRGGGDERRDMRRNDRGPGGSRGIVGSGMMRERDGRGPPPRGGMAPKPGMGSGRGSGGQGEGRFTTQRR from the exons ATGGTGATGGAGAAGCCAAGTCCCCTGCTTGTAGGGCGGGAGTTTGTGAGGCAGTATTACACACTCTTAAACAAGGCACCAGATTTCCTGCACAG GTTTTATGGGAGGAATTCTTCCTATGTTCATGGAGGACTTGACGCAAGTGGAAAGCTGGCGGAAGCAGTGTATGGGCAAGCG GAAATCCACAAGAAGGTTATGTCCCTGCAGTTCAGTGAATGCCACACAAAGATCAGGCATGTGGATGCCCACGCCACACTGAGCGACGGAGTGGTGGTGCAGGTCCTTGGAGAACTTTCCAACAATGGTCAGCCCATGAGGAAGTTCATGCAAACTTTTGTGCTTGCTCCAGAG GGTTCAGTGGCAAACAAGTTCTACGTCCACAATGACATCTTCCGTTACGAGGATGAGGTTTTTGGAGACTCTGAGGCTGAGCTTGATGAGG aatcagaggaggaagttgaagaggagccagaggagaggCAGCCTTCCCCTGAGCCACTTCAGGAAAGCCCCAACAGCACCACCTACTACGAACCTCACCCTGTCAC TAATGGAGTAGAGGAGCCCATGGAGGAGCCAGCCCAAGAACCCGAGCCAGAGCCTGAACCAGAGCCCAAAGTAGAGGAGATAAAGCCTGAAGCAGATGAGAAGGTTCttgaagagatggaggagaaggcACCTTCACCGGTCCCTGTGGAGTCTCCACCTAACACCCAGGAGCCCCCCAAG ACTTTCTCATGGGCCTCGGTGACCAGTAAAAACCTGCCTCCTTCTGGCACAGTCGCCTCCTCTGGGATCTCACCCCATGTTGTTAAAGCTCCAAG CTCACAGCCCAGAGCTGAAGCCAAGCCGGAGACACAGACAGCACCTCTTCGGCCCAGAGACCAGCGCACACGCGACAGACCGGCATTCGCTCCTCGGGGTCCCAGACCTG ATGGTGTTGCATCTTCGGAGTCACAAACAGGAAAACCACACTTGAGTTTTGTTAACAAAG GTGGCAGGGGAGATTCTGAGTCTGGTGACATGGACAGCAGGCGAAATCCTCGCTATCCAGACAGccaccagctttttgttggcaACCTCCCACATGACATCGATGAGAGCGAGCTCAAAGAGTTCTTCATGA CATATGGAAACGTTGTGGAGCTACGGATCAACACCAAGGGCGTTGGTGGGAAGCTGCCCAACTTTGGATTCGTGGTCTTTGACGACTCTGATCCTGTGCAAAAAATCCTGGGGGCCAAGGTAGACGGG CCCATCATGTTCCGAGGTGAGGTGCGTCTGAatgtggaggagaagaagacgaGGGCGGTGCGTGAACGAGAGACCCGCGGTGGAGGAGATGAGCGTCGGGACATGAGGCGCAACGATAGAGGCCCTGGCGGTTCGCGAGGCATCGTGGGAAGCGGAATGATGCGTGAACGCGACGGGAGGGGACCACCACCTCGAGGCGGCATGGCCCCCAAACCTGGCATGGGCTCCGGACGCGGCTCTGGAGGCCAGGGAGAGGGTCGCTTCACGACCCAGCGTCGCTGA
- the g3bp2a gene encoding ras GTPase-activating protein-binding protein 2 isoform X2 → MVMEKPSPLLVGREFVRQYYTLLNKAPDFLHRFYGRNSSYVHGGLDASGKLAEAVYGQAEIHKKVMSLQFSECHTKIRHVDAHATLSDGVVVQVLGELSNNGQPMRKFMQTFVLAPEGSVANKFYVHNDIFRYEDEVFGDSEAELDEESEEEVEEEPEERQPSPEPLQESPNSTTYYEPHPVTNGVEEPMEEPAQEPEPEPEPEPKVEEIKPEADEKVLEEMEEKAPSPVPVESPPNTQEPPKTFSWASVTSKNLPPSGTVASSGISPHVVKAPSSQPRAEAKPETQTAPLRPRDQRTRDRPAFAPRGPRPDGVASSESQTGKPHLSFVNKGGRGDSESGDMDSRRNPRYPDSHQLFVGNLPHDIDESELKEFFMTYGNVVELRINTKGVGGKLPNFGFVVFDDSDPVQKILGAKPIMFRGEVRLNVEEKKTRAVRERETRGGGDERRDMRRNDRGPGGSRGIVGSGMMRERDGRGPPPRGGMAPKPGMGSGRGSGGQGEGRFTTQRR, encoded by the exons ATGGTGATGGAGAAGCCAAGTCCCCTGCTTGTAGGGCGGGAGTTTGTGAGGCAGTATTACACACTCTTAAACAAGGCACCAGATTTCCTGCACAG GTTTTATGGGAGGAATTCTTCCTATGTTCATGGAGGACTTGACGCAAGTGGAAAGCTGGCGGAAGCAGTGTATGGGCAAGCG GAAATCCACAAGAAGGTTATGTCCCTGCAGTTCAGTGAATGCCACACAAAGATCAGGCATGTGGATGCCCACGCCACACTGAGCGACGGAGTGGTGGTGCAGGTCCTTGGAGAACTTTCCAACAATGGTCAGCCCATGAGGAAGTTCATGCAAACTTTTGTGCTTGCTCCAGAG GGTTCAGTGGCAAACAAGTTCTACGTCCACAATGACATCTTCCGTTACGAGGATGAGGTTTTTGGAGACTCTGAGGCTGAGCTTGATGAGG aatcagaggaggaagttgaagaggagccagaggagaggCAGCCTTCCCCTGAGCCACTTCAGGAAAGCCCCAACAGCACCACCTACTACGAACCTCACCCTGTCAC TAATGGAGTAGAGGAGCCCATGGAGGAGCCAGCCCAAGAACCCGAGCCAGAGCCTGAACCAGAGCCCAAAGTAGAGGAGATAAAGCCTGAAGCAGATGAGAAGGTTCttgaagagatggaggagaaggcACCTTCACCGGTCCCTGTGGAGTCTCCACCTAACACCCAGGAGCCCCCCAAG ACTTTCTCATGGGCCTCGGTGACCAGTAAAAACCTGCCTCCTTCTGGCACAGTCGCCTCCTCTGGGATCTCACCCCATGTTGTTAAAGCTCCAAG CTCACAGCCCAGAGCTGAAGCCAAGCCGGAGACACAGACAGCACCTCTTCGGCCCAGAGACCAGCGCACACGCGACAGACCGGCATTCGCTCCTCGGGGTCCCAGACCTG ATGGTGTTGCATCTTCGGAGTCACAAACAGGAAAACCACACTTGAGTTTTGTTAACAAAG GTGGCAGGGGAGATTCTGAGTCTGGTGACATGGACAGCAGGCGAAATCCTCGCTATCCAGACAGccaccagctttttgttggcaACCTCCCACATGACATCGATGAGAGCGAGCTCAAAGAGTTCTTCATGA CATATGGAAACGTTGTGGAGCTACGGATCAACACCAAGGGCGTTGGTGGGAAGCTGCCCAACTTTGGATTCGTGGTCTTTGACGACTCTGATCCTGTGCAAAAAATCCTGGGGGCCAAG CCCATCATGTTCCGAGGTGAGGTGCGTCTGAatgtggaggagaagaagacgaGGGCGGTGCGTGAACGAGAGACCCGCGGTGGAGGAGATGAGCGTCGGGACATGAGGCGCAACGATAGAGGCCCTGGCGGTTCGCGAGGCATCGTGGGAAGCGGAATGATGCGTGAACGCGACGGGAGGGGACCACCACCTCGAGGCGGCATGGCCCCCAAACCTGGCATGGGCTCCGGACGCGGCTCTGGAGGCCAGGGAGAGGGTCGCTTCACGACCCAGCGTCGCTGA